A genomic region of Alnus glutinosa chromosome 11, dhAlnGlut1.1, whole genome shotgun sequence contains the following coding sequences:
- the LOC133881456 gene encoding receptor-like serine/threonine-protein kinase SD1-8 has translation MGSMTSKPWLLFVLLLILSCYRACFSIAGNTLSAGQSLSFSKNEIILSQGGTFELGFFTPGSSLKIYLGIWYKWFVPKEVVWVANRENPLSDPSSSRLDLSEDGNLLLFEGSSKIPFWSTNLTFPGSNITEAVLRDDGNFVLRNRSNPSSIFWESFDHPTDTWLPGAKLGVDKLISWKNSEDPAPGVFSLGLDPNGSNQYFLEWNRSQIYWSSGVWNGNFFSLIPEMNGLRYIFNYTFVPSNNGSDGSVTYSLQNPSYLSKYRVDYRGQFRELVWLGGPWEWSLFWNAPRNLSDVFALCGAFGVVQYRENYSTPCQCLKGFEPFSMNYTRLNDWRGGCVRKSPLQCENNTYANGKKDWFMKIPFLRLPSNSKAYSAASARNCEVACMNNCSCTAYVYNSSGCVIWEGALLNLQQLSDGGEIMYLRLAADEHQSTKGKKWKVWVAVLVPTTGLILCLFICFSTKGKLKPVGEKASSNNLLVFDFDTELDAINEEMNTNNNMKKKENDFELPLFSYESVSIATNNFSAVNKLGEGGYGPVYKGKLLRGREVAVKMLSKRSGQGNEEFRNETILIAKLQHRNLVRILGCCIERDEKILIYEYMPNQSLDVYLFDPIKNKMLAWETRVHIIEGIAQGLLYLHQYSRLRIIHRDLKPSNILLDSEMNPKISDFGMARIVGGNETKANTNRIVGTYGYMSPEYAIGGLYSIKSDVFSFGVLLLEIISGKKNTGFYNSSSLNLLRYAWELWVDDRSLELINPTIGYPSSSSLPLRFINIGLLCVQESPTDRPTMPDVVSMISNEHAPLPKPKQPAFTTGRNMMDTNPTIDTAGNCSNNSVTISTLEAR, from the exons ATGGGTAGCATGACGAGTAAGCCATGGCTCTTATTTGTTCTGCTTCTAATCCTGTCTTGTTACAGAGCATGCTTCTCCATAGCTGGTAATACCCTTTCAGCAGGtcagtctctttctttttcaaagaacGAGATCATATTATCTCAAGGTGGCACTTTTGAGCTCGGTTTCTTCACTCCAGGCTCTTCAttaaaaatatacctgggcataTGGTATAAATGGTTTGTTCCGAAGGAAGTTGTTTGGGTAGCAAATAGAGAAAACCCTTTGTCTGACCCATCTTCGTCAAGACTTGACCTCTCAGAAGATGGCAATCTACTCCTGTTTGAGGGTTCCTCCAAGATCCCATTTTGGTCGACAAATTTGACATTTCCCGGGTCAAATATAACTGAAGCTGTACTTCGTGATGATgggaattttgttttgagaaacaGGTCGAACCCGTCTTCTATATTTTGGGAGAGTTTCGACCATCCAACCGATACATGGCTGCCAGGTGCAAAGCTTGGAGTCGATAAGCTCATTTCATGGAAAAATTCAGAAGATCCAGCACCTGGTGTGTTCTCGTTGGGGTTAGACCCAAATGGAAGCAATCAGTATTTCTTAGAGTGGAACAGATCCCAAATCTATTGGAGTTCTGGAGTTTGGAACGGAAATTTTTTCAGCTTAATTCCTGAAATGAACGGATTGAGGTATATCTTCAACTACACTTTTGTGCCAAGTAATAATGGAAGTGATGGATCTGTTACTTACTCTCTTCAAAACCCTTCTTACCTTTCTAAATATCGGGTTGACTACAGAGGACAGTTCAGGGAACTAGTGTGGCTGGGTGGCCCTTGGGAATGGAGTTTATTTTGGAATGCACCGAGGAATCTATCTGATGTCTTTGCTTTGTGTGGTGCGTTTGGCGTGGTACAGTACCGTGAGAATTATTCAACCCCTTGTCAGTGTCTAAAAGGTTTCGAACCATTTTCGATGAACTACACCAGACTAAACGATTGGCGAGGTGGCTGCGTGAGGAAATCCCCTTTGCAATGTGAAAACAATACGTATGCTAATGGCAAAAAAGATTGGTTCATGAAGATACCATTCCTGAGATTGCCCTCTAATTCGAAAGCATATTCGGCAGCGAGTGCTAGGAATTGTGAAGTGGCTTGCATGAATAACTGTTCTTGCACAGCTTATGTTTATAATAGCAGCGGCTGTGTGATATGGGAAGGAGCTCTTTTGAACTTACAGCAACTCTCAGATGGTGGGGAGATTATGTATCTCAGACTTGCTGCAGATGAGCATCAAAGTACCAAAG GCAAAAAATGGAAAGTATGGGTAGCTGTGCTAGTTCCAACAACAGGGCTTATCTTATGTctcttcatttgtttttcaaccAAAGGAAAGCTCAAACCCGTAG GAGAGAAGGCTTCAAGCAATAATTTACTAGTATTTGATTTCGATACGGAGCTCGATGCAATCAATGAAGAAATGAATACCAACAacaatatgaagaaaaaagagaatgatTTTGAGTTACCACTATTCAGTTATGAGAGTGTATCAATTGCAACTAATAATTTTTCAGCTGTAAATAAGCTTGGAGAAGGAGGTTATGGACCTGTTTACAAG GGGAAATTACTTAGAGGGAGGGAAGTTGCAGTGAAGATGCTTTCAAAAAGATCTGGACAGGGAAATGAGGAGTTCAGAAATGAGACAATACTAATTGCAAAACTTCAGCATAGAAATCTTGTCAGAATCTTAGGTTGTTGTATCGAGCGAGatgaaaaaatattgatatatgAGTACATGCCCAATCAAAGTTTGGACGTCTATCTTTTTG ATCCAATCAAGAACAAGATGTTAGCTTGGGAGACACGTGTACACATTATTGAAGGGATCGCTCAAgggcttctttatcttcatcaatattcaaGGTTACGAATCATACATAGAGATCTAAAACCGAGTAACATTCTCTTGGATAGTGAAatgaatccaaaaatatcagattttggcatggctAGAATAGTTGGAGGTAATGAAACAAAAGCAAACACAAACCGAATTGTTGGAACTTA TGGATACATGTCTCCGGAATATGCTATAGGTGGTTTATACTCGATAAAGTCTGATGTGTTTAGCTTTGGAGTACTGCTCCTAGAGATTATAAGTGGCAAGAAGAATACTGGCTTCTATAACAGTAGTTCACTCAATCTTCTTAGATAT GCTTGGGAGTTGTGGGTAGATGATCGGAGTTTGGAGTTGATAAATCCAACAATTGGGTATCCTTCTTCTAGTTCTCTTCCGTTGAGATTCATTAACATTGGCCTTCTTTGTGTCCAAGAAAGCCCGACTGATCGACCTACCATGCCTGATGTAGTCTCAATGATTAGCAATGAACATGCACCTCTACCTAAACCCAAGCAACCAGCGTTTACCACAGGCCGGAACATGATGGACACAAATCCAACAATTGACACTGCAGGAAATTGCTCAAATAATAGCGTAACTATTTCAACACTGGAAGCCCGATGA